In Moorella sp. Hama-1, a single genomic region encodes these proteins:
- a CDS encoding regulatory protein RecX, producing MPPRPTSEPSPAAAWEYALQLLTYRQRSEREMARRLQTRGFSGQVVTDTIDRLKGAGFLDDERFARDQATYRLATHPVGRRRLQQELQQRGIDPGLAAVTVKELLTPEAELAAARELAGKYRRRTGEDNRHYACRLARFLWQRGYSGEIIQNLLAEIHTGDDIDRPR from the coding sequence ATGCCACCCCGGCCGACGTCTGAGCCATCGCCGGCAGCAGCCTGGGAATACGCCCTCCAGCTGCTAACCTATCGCCAGCGCAGCGAAAGGGAAATGGCCCGGCGTTTGCAAACCCGGGGGTTTAGCGGTCAGGTGGTAACGGATACCATCGACAGGTTAAAAGGGGCCGGCTTCCTGGACGATGAACGTTTTGCCCGGGATCAGGCTACTTATCGCCTGGCCACCCACCCGGTGGGCCGGCGTCGCCTCCAGCAGGAGCTGCAACAACGGGGAATAGACCCCGGGCTGGCGGCAGTAACTGTTAAGGAACTCCTGACCCCGGAGGCCGAACTGGCGGCAGCCAGGGAACTGGCCGGGAAATACCGGCGCCGCACCGGTGAGGACAACCGGCATTATGCCTGCCGCCTGGCGCGTTTTCTCTGGCAGCGGGGATACAGCGGGGAGATAATCCAAAACCTGCTGGCCGAAATACATACCGGGGACGATATTGACAGGCCCCGGTAA
- the recA gene encoding recombinase RecA yields the protein MKRVVLTEKQRALENALSQIERHFGKGSIMRLGETGARLNVDAIATGALPLDLALGVGGLPRGRVVEIFGPESSGKTTVALHVIAEAQRAGGTAAFIDAEHALDPVYAHNMGVDTDNLLVSQPDTGEQALEIAEALVRSGAIDVIVIDSVAALVPRAELEGEMGDAHVGLQARLMSQALRKLAGIISKSRTVAIFINQLREKVGVLFGSPETTPGGRALKFYASVRLDVRKIEQLKAGTEIIGSRTRVKVVKNKVAPPFRQAEFDIIYGRGIDREGCLLDMGVDLDIVKKSGAWYSLGEDRLGQGREAAKDFLKEHADLANAIEAQIREKVGLNNHPAAKEDATPADV from the coding sequence ATTAAACGCGTGGTTTTAACTGAAAAACAGCGCGCCCTGGAAAACGCCCTGTCCCAGATTGAGCGGCACTTCGGTAAGGGTTCCATTATGCGCCTGGGCGAAACCGGCGCCCGTCTCAATGTCGATGCCATCGCCACCGGGGCCCTGCCCCTGGATCTGGCCCTGGGCGTAGGCGGGCTGCCCCGGGGCCGGGTAGTAGAGATCTTTGGCCCGGAATCCTCCGGTAAGACTACCGTAGCCCTGCATGTTATCGCCGAGGCCCAGCGGGCCGGTGGCACGGCGGCCTTTATCGATGCCGAGCATGCCCTGGATCCGGTTTATGCCCATAACATGGGCGTGGATACAGATAACCTGCTGGTGTCCCAACCCGACACCGGCGAACAGGCCCTGGAAATAGCCGAAGCCCTGGTCCGCAGCGGGGCTATTGACGTGATAGTTATTGACTCGGTAGCCGCCCTGGTGCCCCGGGCCGAACTGGAAGGGGAGATGGGCGACGCCCATGTAGGTTTACAGGCCCGGTTAATGTCCCAGGCCCTGCGTAAACTGGCGGGGATCATCTCTAAATCCCGCACTGTAGCCATTTTTATTAACCAGTTGCGGGAAAAGGTAGGGGTCCTCTTCGGCAGTCCCGAGACCACCCCCGGCGGCCGGGCCTTGAAATTCTATGCCTCCGTGCGCCTGGATGTCCGCAAGATTGAACAGTTAAAGGCCGGTACAGAGATAATCGGTAGCCGTACCCGGGTCAAGGTGGTAAAGAATAAAGTAGCGCCTCCCTTCCGCCAGGCTGAGTTTGATATTATCTATGGCCGGGGGATTGACAGAGAGGGCTGCCTCCTGGATATGGGGGTTGACCTGGATATCGTCAAAAAGAGCGGCGCCTGGTATTCCCTGGGCGAAGATCGCCTGGGACAGGGACGCGAGGCCGCCAAGGATTTCCTCAAGGAGCACGCCGATCTGGCCAACGCCATTGAGGCCCAGATCCGGGAAAAGGTTGGGTTGAATAATCATCCGGCTGCTAAAGAAGATGCCACCCCGGCCGACGTCTGA
- the thpR gene encoding RNA 2',3'-cyclic phosphodiesterase yields the protein MRLFIAINFSPTLIDSLTRLQAELRRLPVAVKWVNPGSLHLTLKFLGEVEPAAVGAMSVALEKAALGIKPWELEVKGAGVFPNWRAPRVIWVGVESGAPLYDLQRQVTAEYLNLGFKTDTFTPHLTLGRLRPGAVGGSSILGDRLRELAGVSWGRERVTAVSLMESRLTPRGALYLPLLTVNLEK from the coding sequence ATGCGGCTGTTTATAGCCATTAATTTTTCTCCTACCCTTATTGATAGTCTGACCCGTTTACAGGCGGAATTACGCCGGCTGCCGGTGGCGGTGAAATGGGTAAATCCGGGTAGCCTCCATTTAACCCTGAAATTTTTGGGCGAGGTTGAACCGGCTGCGGTGGGGGCGATGAGCGTCGCCTTAGAAAAGGCTGCCCTAGGTATTAAACCCTGGGAGCTGGAAGTAAAGGGAGCCGGGGTTTTCCCCAACTGGCGCGCCCCGCGGGTCATCTGGGTTGGGGTCGAGTCCGGGGCTCCCTTGTACGACCTCCAGCGGCAGGTCACAGCTGAGTACCTGAACCTGGGTTTTAAAACTGATACCTTTACCCCCCATTTAACCCTGGGCCGCCTGCGGCCAGGGGCTGTCGGGGGCAGCAGTATCCTGGGGGACAGGCTGCGGGAGCTGGCTGGTGTCTCCTGGGGCCGGGAGAGGGTGACGGCCGTAAGCCTGATGGAAAGCCGCTTAACCCCCCGGGGCGCCCTCTACCTCCCCCTCCTGACTGTCAACCTGGAGAAATAG